A portion of the Rhodopseudomonas sp. BAL398 genome contains these proteins:
- a CDS encoding hydroxymethylglutaryl-CoA lyase, with protein sequence MSETVRIVEVGPRDGLQNEKTPVSVADRIAFIEALLAAGLHTIEVGAFVSPKAIPQMVGSDQVLRASLQRPGEFHVLVPNLKGYEAARAAGATVIAVFASASEGFSRANINCSVAESIERFKPVIARAQADGVKVRGYISCVLGCPFDGEVPVQAVVDAATTLWDLGCYEVSLGDTIGVGTPMKVRALLRACAEAVPMTSLAMHFHDTYGQALANLYAGLEEGARVIDSAAGGLGGCPYAPGATGNVATEDVVYMLEGMGIRTGVDIDRLIAATNDIAGLLGRPPVSRVAAAINAKRRMAK encoded by the coding sequence ATGAGCGAGACTGTCCGCATTGTCGAAGTCGGACCGCGCGACGGGCTGCAAAACGAGAAGACCCCGGTCAGCGTCGCCGACCGGATTGCTTTCATCGAGGCGCTGCTGGCCGCGGGCCTGCACACCATCGAGGTCGGCGCCTTCGTGTCGCCGAAGGCGATCCCGCAGATGGTCGGCTCCGACCAGGTGCTGCGCGCGTCGTTGCAGCGGCCCGGCGAATTCCACGTGCTGGTGCCGAACCTGAAGGGCTATGAGGCGGCGCGCGCCGCCGGCGCCACGGTGATCGCGGTGTTCGCCTCGGCCTCCGAAGGCTTTTCCCGCGCCAATATCAATTGCTCGGTCGCCGAATCGATTGAGCGCTTCAAGCCGGTGATCGCCCGGGCCCAGGCCGACGGCGTCAAGGTGCGCGGCTACATCTCCTGCGTGCTCGGCTGTCCGTTCGATGGCGAGGTGCCGGTGCAGGCGGTGGTCGATGCCGCCACCACCTTGTGGGATCTCGGCTGCTACGAAGTGTCGTTGGGCGACACCATCGGGGTCGGCACGCCGATGAAGGTGCGCGCGCTGCTGCGGGCGTGCGCCGAAGCGGTGCCGATGACGAGTCTGGCGATGCATTTCCACGACACCTACGGCCAGGCGCTGGCCAATCTCTATGCCGGCCTCGAAGAGGGCGCGCGGGTGATCGACAGCGCCGCCGGCGGCCTCGGCGGCTGCCCCTATGCGCCCGGCGCCACCGGCAATGTCGCGACCGAGGACGTAGTCTACATGCTGGAAGGCATGGGGATTCGCACTGGCGTCGACATCGACAGGCTGATCGCCGCGACCAATGATATCGCCGGGTTACTCGGGCGCCCGCCGGTCAGTCGGGTGGCGGCGGCGATCAATGCGAAGCGGCGAATGGCCAAGTAA
- a CDS encoding acetyl/propionyl/methylcrotonyl-CoA carboxylase subunit alpha, whose protein sequence is MAPSALYRRFRTLLIANRGEIACRVIRSARAMGLRTVAVYSEADRDALHVGLADEAVLIGPARARDSYLSIDNIIAAAKQSGAEAIHPGYGFLSESAEFAQACADANIVFVGPTAAMITAMGSKSGSKELMEKAGVPLVPGFHGEAQDEATLAAEADKIGFPVLVKASAGGGGRGMRIVRSAGELSAAIVSAKREAKAAFGDDRMLIEKFVRNPRHIEVQIVGDSHGNLVSLFERECTLQRRHQKVIEEAPSPTLTPAQRETVCAAARKAAGAVNYVGAGTIEFVSDGQDVFFIEMNTRLQVEHPVTELITGVDLVEWQLRVAFGEKLPLTQDQIKLNGHAIEARVYAENPHKNFMPSVGAIKTWRMPAQTNGLRIDAGYRTGDAVSPYYDAMLAKVIAWAPTRDAAIDRLNRGLEDADVRGVTTNLAFLSALITHQQVRANAIDTSFIERELTGLTPPAATPSDLELCAAVATILQAEDQAARADADSPWRSSGWMPVGRRKRVFVFRHGQGADHVDHRVTLLYGGGPSSLTIDARELAFTQAARDDGLDITLDGARSHVVADIEGHELYLRTRNGRFDLHWVDPFGGEDEEQVGDDKIVAPLPGTVVALLVEQGAHLDKGAAILTLEVMKMEQTLRAPFAGVLKALKCKVGDIVQEGVELAEIEPDA, encoded by the coding sequence ATGGCACCGTCTGCATTGTATCGGCGATTTCGCACCCTGCTGATCGCCAATCGCGGCGAGATCGCCTGCCGGGTGATCCGTTCGGCGCGCGCCATGGGCTTGCGAACCGTCGCGGTCTATTCCGAGGCGGACCGCGACGCGCTGCATGTCGGGCTGGCCGACGAGGCGGTGCTGATCGGCCCGGCGCGCGCCCGCGATTCCTATCTCAGCATCGACAATATCATCGCTGCGGCCAAGCAAAGTGGCGCCGAGGCGATCCATCCCGGCTACGGCTTTCTGTCGGAGAGCGCCGAATTCGCCCAGGCCTGCGCCGACGCCAACATTGTGTTCGTCGGCCCGACCGCCGCGATGATCACCGCGATGGGCTCCAAGTCCGGCTCCAAGGAACTGATGGAAAAAGCCGGCGTGCCGTTGGTGCCGGGCTTCCACGGCGAGGCGCAGGACGAGGCGACGCTGGCGGCGGAGGCCGACAAGATCGGCTTTCCGGTGCTGGTGAAGGCTTCGGCCGGCGGCGGCGGCCGCGGCATGCGGATCGTGCGCTCGGCCGGAGAGCTGTCCGCGGCGATCGTCAGCGCCAAGCGCGAGGCCAAGGCGGCGTTCGGCGACGACCGCATGCTGATCGAGAAATTCGTGCGGAACCCGCGCCATATCGAGGTGCAGATCGTCGGCGACAGCCATGGCAATCTGGTGTCGCTGTTCGAGCGCGAATGCACGCTGCAGCGCCGCCACCAGAAAGTGATCGAGGAGGCGCCGTCGCCGACGCTCACCCCGGCGCAGCGCGAAACGGTGTGCGCGGCGGCGCGCAAGGCGGCGGGCGCGGTGAATTATGTCGGCGCCGGCACCATCGAATTCGTCTCCGACGGCCAGGATGTGTTCTTCATCGAGATGAACACGCGGCTGCAAGTCGAGCATCCGGTCACCGAACTGATCACCGGCGTCGATCTGGTCGAATGGCAGTTGCGCGTTGCCTTCGGCGAGAAGCTGCCGCTGACCCAGGACCAGATCAAGCTCAATGGCCACGCCATCGAGGCGCGGGTCTATGCGGAAAATCCGCACAAGAACTTCATGCCGTCGGTCGGCGCGATCAAGACCTGGCGCATGCCGGCGCAGACCAACGGCTTGCGGATCGACGCCGGCTATCGCACCGGCGATGCGGTGTCGCCCTATTACGACGCAATGCTGGCCAAGGTGATCGCCTGGGCGCCGACCCGCGATGCCGCGATCGACCGGCTCAATCGCGGGCTGGAAGACGCCGATGTGCGCGGCGTCACCACCAATCTGGCGTTCCTGTCGGCGCTGATCACCCATCAGCAGGTTCGCGCCAACGCCATCGACACCAGCTTCATCGAACGCGAGCTGACCGGGCTGACGCCGCCGGCCGCGACGCCTAGTGATCTTGAACTATGCGCCGCGGTGGCGACCATCCTGCAGGCCGAAGATCAGGCCGCGCGGGCGGACGCGGATTCGCCATGGCGCAGCTCGGGCTGGATGCCGGTCGGCCGCCGCAAGCGCGTCTTCGTGTTCCGCCACGGCCAGGGTGCCGACCATGTCGATCACCGCGTGACGCTGCTTTATGGCGGCGGGCCGTCGAGCTTGACGATCGACGCGCGCGAATTGGCATTCACCCAGGCGGCGCGCGACGACGGTCTCGACATCACCCTGGACGGTGCGCGCTCGCATGTGGTCGCCGACATCGAGGGCCACGAGCTGTATCTGCGGACCCGCAACGGACGTTTCGACCTGCACTGGGTCGATCCGTTCGGCGGCGAGGACGAAGAGCAGGTCGGCGACGACAAGATCGTGGCGCCGCTGCCCGGCACCGTGGTGGCGCTGCTGGTCGAGCAGGGCGCGCATCTCGACAAGGGCGCGGCGATCCTGACGCTGGAAGTGATGAAGATGGAGCAGACCCTGCGGGCGCCCTTCGCGGGCGTGCTGAAGGCTTTGAAATGCAAGGTCGGGGACATCGTCCAGGAAGGCGTCGAGCTCGCCGAGATCGAGCCGGACGCCTGA